In Synechococcus sp. KORDI-52, one genomic interval encodes:
- a CDS encoding class I SAM-dependent methyltransferase, which yields MTHSNPSDAATPVVSAFYDRFPFPGDPLQDGPPPGYNWRWCHRSVLAAVHGSIPAGMEVPRILDAGCGTGVSTDYLCHLNPGADVLGVDISDGALAVARERCQRSGAAQQVSSLRQEQRSLLDLDGEGSFDYINSVGVLHHLDQPEAGLRSLADRLAPSGLLHLFLYSDAGRWEIHRTQKALSLLNAGTGSEGLHLGRELFETLPEGNRLARHHRERWAVDCAPDANFADMYLHPQETSYNLERLFAFIETAGLHFAGFSNPEVWDPARLLKGELLERAQALPPRQQWELIEQLDPDISHFEFFLSAAPVERARWSDEALGLARALVQPCLWGEPDPILGRNMEPIQLSDADRTLLRNVAEQPEQTLGALASPDLIRDLVDRQLLLLKE from the coding sequence ATGACCCACTCCAACCCCAGTGATGCTGCGACCCCCGTGGTGAGTGCGTTCTATGACCGCTTTCCTTTTCCGGGGGATCCGCTTCAGGACGGACCGCCACCTGGATACAACTGGCGTTGGTGTCACCGCAGCGTTCTGGCCGCGGTGCACGGATCGATCCCAGCTGGCATGGAGGTGCCGCGGATCCTCGATGCCGGTTGCGGCACCGGCGTTAGCACCGACTACCTCTGCCATCTCAACCCGGGTGCAGACGTGCTCGGGGTGGACATCAGTGATGGGGCTCTGGCGGTGGCGCGGGAACGCTGTCAGCGCTCTGGAGCGGCCCAACAGGTGAGCTCTTTGCGTCAGGAGCAGCGCAGCCTGCTGGACCTCGATGGGGAGGGTTCCTTTGACTACATCAATTCGGTGGGGGTGCTGCATCACCTGGATCAGCCGGAAGCGGGCCTGCGCTCCCTCGCAGATCGCTTGGCACCGTCCGGTCTCCTTCACCTCTTTCTTTACTCCGATGCGGGGCGCTGGGAGATCCATCGGACCCAGAAAGCGCTGAGTCTTCTGAATGCCGGCACAGGGTCGGAGGGCCTGCATCTGGGCCGGGAGCTGTTCGAGACCCTGCCCGAGGGCAACCGCCTCGCCCGTCATCACCGCGAACGCTGGGCCGTGGATTGCGCTCCTGATGCCAATTTCGCCGACATGTACCTGCACCCGCAGGAGACCAGCTACAACCTCGAGCGTCTCTTCGCGTTCATCGAAACGGCGGGTTTGCATTTCGCCGGCTTCTCCAATCCGGAGGTCTGGGATCCCGCTCGCCTGTTGAAGGGTGAGTTGCTGGAGCGAGCCCAAGCCTTGCCGCCGCGTCAGCAGTGGGAGCTCATCGAGCAGTTGGATCCCGACATCAGCCATTTCGAGTTCTTCCTGTCTGCTGCGCCCGTGGAGCGAGCTCGGTGGAGTGATGAGGCCCTTGGTCTGGCCAGGGCCTTGGTTCAGCCCTGCCTCTGGGGGGAACCCGATCCAATTCTTGGTCGCAACATGGAACCGATCCAGCTCAGCGATGCCGACCGCACTCTGCTGCGGAATGTTGCTGAACAGCCAGAGCAAACGCTGGGGGCCCTTGCATCCCCCGATCTGATCCGCGATCTTGTGGATCGCCAGCTGCTGCTGCTGAAGGAATAA
- the atpB gene encoding F0F1 ATP synthase subunit A, which yields MALLPLPLPFAELEVGHHLYWQIGDLYLHGQVFLSSWILIGILLAVVLVGTRGMKRDPIGLQNLLEFLWNFIRDIARDNIGEKYYRDWLPFIGTLFLFIFVSNWGGALIPWKIFELPEGELGAPTADINTTVAMALLVSLAYFYAGLSRKGLRFFELYVEPTPIMLPFKIIEEFTKPLSLSFRLFGNILADELAVGVLVYLVPLIVPLPVMLLGLFTSAIQALIFATLASFYIGEGLHEAH from the coding sequence ATGGCTTTGTTGCCCCTACCACTCCCGTTCGCAGAACTGGAAGTGGGTCACCACCTGTACTGGCAGATCGGCGATCTGTATCTGCATGGCCAGGTGTTCCTGAGCTCCTGGATCCTGATCGGCATCCTTCTCGCTGTGGTGCTTGTCGGCACCCGCGGGATGAAACGTGACCCGATCGGTCTGCAGAACCTGCTCGAATTCCTCTGGAACTTCATCCGCGACATTGCCCGCGACAACATCGGCGAGAAGTACTACCGCGACTGGCTGCCGTTCATCGGCACCCTGTTCCTGTTCATCTTCGTGAGCAACTGGGGTGGAGCCCTGATCCCCTGGAAGATCTTTGAACTCCCTGAGGGTGAGCTCGGCGCTCCCACCGCAGACATCAACACCACTGTGGCGATGGCTCTGCTGGTTTCACTCGCGTACTTCTATGCCGGCCTGAGCCGTAAGGGTCTTCGCTTCTTCGAGCTGTACGTGGAGCCGACCCCGATCATGCTCCCGTTCAAGATCATCGAGGAATTCACCAAGCCTCTCTCCCTCTCCTTCCGTCTGTTCGGAAACATCCTTGCCGACGAATTGGCTGTGGGCGTGCTGGTGTACCTGGTTCCGCTGATCGTGCCCCTGCCTGTGATGCTTCTGGGTCTGTTCACCAGTGCGATTCAGGCTCTGATCTTCGCGACCCTGGCGTCCTTCTACATCGGTGAAGGCCTCCACGAGGCCCACTAA
- a CDS encoding F0F1 ATP synthase subunit B, producing the protein MTLNLNPLETNLVNLVIVIGLLFWFLRGFLGGILERRRAAILQELQDAESRLKTATENLSQAQSELAAAQQKAEKIRADGQARAAGIRAEGEKRTISVMAAIKAGADADAEADAARIKDSLRREAALEAIDKALAELPGRLDASAQAKLIDSTIKNLENA; encoded by the coding sequence ATGACCCTCAATCTCAATCCGCTCGAAACTAATCTGGTCAACCTGGTCATCGTGATCGGGCTCCTGTTTTGGTTCCTTCGCGGTTTCCTGGGAGGAATCCTGGAACGCCGCCGCGCCGCCATTCTTCAGGAGTTGCAGGACGCTGAGTCCCGCCTGAAAACCGCCACCGAAAACCTGAGCCAGGCCCAGTCCGAGTTGGCTGCTGCCCAGCAGAAAGCCGAGAAGATTCGTGCTGATGGCCAGGCCCGCGCTGCAGGCATTCGTGCCGAAGGCGAGAAGCGCACCATTTCTGTGATGGCAGCCATCAAGGCCGGTGCTGATGCTGATGCAGAGGCCGACGCTGCTCGGATCAAGGACAGCCTGCGTCGTGAGGCCGCTCTTGAGGCAATCGACAAGGCCCTTGCAGAACTGCCGGGTCGTCTTGATGCCAGCGCTCAGGCCAAGTTGATCGATTCCACCATCAAAAATCTGGAGAACGCCTGA
- a CDS encoding F0F1 ATP synthase subunit B' produces the protein MTWLLLAEAGVPEGGLFDLDATLPLMAVQVVLLTFLLNVLFFRPVGKVVEDREGYISTSRADAKQKLAQVERLEADLAEQLKGARQAALAVIVEAEQEVDRLYREALAQAEAEANRTKEESRRAIEAERESARTQLKGQVDQLSSTIINRLLAA, from the coding sequence ATGACCTGGCTTCTGCTCGCTGAAGCAGGTGTTCCGGAGGGAGGTCTTTTTGACCTCGATGCCACCCTTCCGCTGATGGCGGTTCAGGTGGTTCTCCTCACCTTCCTGCTCAATGTCCTCTTCTTCCGTCCGGTCGGCAAGGTCGTGGAAGATCGTGAGGGCTACATCTCCACCAGTCGTGCTGATGCCAAGCAGAAGCTCGCCCAGGTTGAACGCCTGGAGGCTGATCTGGCTGAACAGCTGAAAGGTGCCCGTCAGGCCGCTCTGGCCGTGATTGTTGAGGCGGAACAAGAAGTTGACCGTCTTTACCGCGAAGCTCTGGCCCAGGCGGAAGCTGAAGCCAACCGCACCAAAGAGGAAAGCCGGCGTGCCATCGAGGCCGAGCGTGAATCTGCCCGCACCCAGCTCAAGGGGCAGGTGGATCAGCTGAGCTCCACGATCATCAACCGTTTGCTGGCCGCGTGA
- the atpH gene encoding ATP synthase F1 subunit delta has translation MPLLNSLATPYAEALLQVTEARGESETVADQCKQLLVIWNDSQDFRHAMVSPVLEPDAKKKALKVLVGEDVTPSVLNLLKVLADRQRLLAFDAVLLRYLELYREQQGITLAQVRSAQALSEEQQAALSKKVQAMAGTNKVDIDLSVDPSLIGGFVVSLGSQVIDASLSGQVRRLGLALAKAS, from the coding sequence ATGCCTCTCCTCAACTCTCTGGCCACCCCCTACGCCGAAGCCCTGCTTCAGGTCACCGAGGCCCGTGGTGAGTCTGAAACCGTTGCCGATCAATGCAAACAATTGCTTGTGATCTGGAACGACTCGCAAGATTTCCGCCACGCCATGGTGTCCCCGGTTCTCGAACCGGACGCCAAGAAGAAAGCTCTCAAGGTGTTGGTTGGTGAGGATGTAACGCCTTCCGTTCTCAACCTTCTCAAGGTGTTGGCGGATCGGCAGCGACTCCTTGCCTTCGATGCGGTATTGCTTCGCTACCTCGAGCTTTATCGCGAGCAACAGGGCATCACCCTGGCTCAGGTCCGCTCAGCCCAGGCTCTCAGCGAAGAGCAGCAAGCTGCTCTTTCCAAGAAGGTGCAGGCCATGGCCGGCACCAACAAGGTCGACATCGACCTCAGTGTGGATCCGTCCCTAATCGGCGGTTTCGTCGTGAGTCTCGGATCTCAGGTGATCGACGCCAGCCTGTCTGGCCAGGTTCGTCGCCTTGGTCTGGCACTCGCTAAGGCGAGCTGA
- the atpE gene encoding ATP synthase F0 subunit C: MDSITSAASVVAAGLAVGLAAIGPGIGQGTASGGAVEGIARQPEAEGKIRGTLLLSLAFMESLTIYGLVVALVLLFANPFAG, translated from the coding sequence ATGGATTCCATCACCTCCGCCGCTTCCGTTGTGGCTGCTGGCCTGGCAGTCGGCCTCGCCGCCATCGGCCCTGGTATCGGTCAGGGCACCGCGTCCGGCGGCGCTGTTGAGGGCATCGCCCGTCAGCCCGAAGCCGAAGGCAAGATCCGCGGCACCCTGCTGCTGTCCCTGGCGTTCATGGAATCGCTGACCATCTACGGCCTGGTGGTGGCTCTGGTGCTCCTGTTCGCCAACCCCTTCGCCGGCTGA